The nucleotide sequence CCGAAACCTACGAGCTGTATGCCCGTGGCGACACGGACGGCGTTTTTCAGGTTGAAAGCTCGGGCATGCGGCAGTATCTGCGCATGCTCAAGCCCTCATGCTTTGAAGACGTCATCGCCATGCTGGCCCTGTACCGCCCCGGCCCGCTGGGTTCGGGCATGGTGGACGAATTTATCAAGCGCAAGCACGGGCAGGTGCCTGTGGTCTATCCGCACCCGTCGCTCTCCGACTGCCTGCGCGACACCTACGGCGTTATCGTCTATCAGGAACAGGTCATGCAGATCGCCCAGATCATCGCCAGCTACACGCTGGGCGGGGCCGACCTGCTGCGCCGCGCCATGGGCAAAAAGAAAGCCGAGGCCATGGCCAAGGAACGCGTCAACTTTGTTGCCGGCGCGGAAAAAAACGGCATCAGCAAAGACAACGCCAACGAAATTTTCGACTTGATGGAAAAATTCGCCGAATACGGCTTCAACAAGTCGCACTCCGCCGCATACGCGCTTATTTCGTACTACACGGCCTACCTCAAGGTGCACCACAAGGTCGAGTTTATGGCCGCCCTGCTCACCTCTGAAATGGGCAACCAGGACAAGCTGCTCAAGTACGTCTCGTGCTGCAAGGACATGGGCATCAACGTGGTGCAGGCCTCGGTAAACCAGAGCCAGCGCGAGTTTACGGCCCACGGCGGCAAGGTGGTCTTTGGCCTTGGCGGCATCAAGAATGTGGGCGACGAAGCCATCCGCGAGATTGTCGAGGCCCGCGCCGAGGGCGGCGAGTTTGCCTCGCTGTTTGACATGTGCTGCCGGGTCAACCTGCGCAAGGTTACCAAGCGCGTGCTCGAATCGCTCACCAAGGGCGGCGCGTGCGACTGCTTTGGCCTGCCCCGCGCCGCCCTGCTGGCGGCCATTGAAATCGTGGTTGCCCGCGCGCAAAAAAAAGCCAAGGACAAAAACTCCAATCAGGTTTCGCTGCTCTCCATGGCCCCGGCAGTGGAAAGCGCCCCTCAGCCCGGCATCGGGTTCGACTGCCCGGAGGCCTCGCTGCCCGAAATGGCCGACGACGACAAGCTGCGGGCCGAAAAGGAAGCCCTGGGCTTCTTTTTGACCAGCCATCCGCTGCAGCCCTTTGTGCGCGAGATACGCCGCCTGGGCCTTACAACGCTCGAAGACGCGCGCGAGCTTTTTCCCGGTGCGGAGATCCGCTGCGCGGCGCTGGTTGTCAGCGTCAAGGAAGTGCTCACCAAATCCAAGGGAGAGCGCATGGCATTTGTGGGCATTGAAGACCTCACCGGCCACGCCGAAGTGACGTTCTTTCCCCGCTCCTATGCCGAATGCCGCGACCTGTTGCGCTCGGAGCAGCCCATCTGTCTGGTGGCGCGGCTCGACAGCCAGACGGACAATGCCGACAATGCCGATATGGACGAAGAGGCGGAGGACGCCCCGCGCGAGGTCAAGCTGCTGGGGCAGAGCGCCCGGTCGCTGGCCGAGGCCTGCGGCCTGAGCGACACCCCCGTGTGCGTGCACATACCGGCCCACCGTCTTGGCCGCGACGACATGCTGGCCCTGCGCAATCTGCTGGAGCAGTATCCCGGCCCGGTCGAGGCCCACGCCCAGGTGCTGCTCGACGGGCATCTGTGCCTGCTGCATCTCGACAACACTCTAAAAGTCAGACCCGGGCCAGACCTGGATAAAGCTCTTGCCGCCTGGGCTTTATAATATATGTTCCGATTTTTTCTGGTAACAGGCATTGGCCTGGCCATCATCAACGGCTGGATATCCTGGTGGCTTTGGCGCGCTCTTTCGGGCGCGGGCTGGCTGCGTTTTGTGCTCTGCGCCCTTGTGCTCGTGCTGGGCGCGGCCTTTCCCCTGCTGTACAAGGGGCATGGGGCAACGCTGGCCCATGTGTGGCTGCTGCGGGCGGGCGCGTTCTGGATGGGCGTGGCCTTTTACGCCTTTGTCCTGGCGCTGCTTGCCGACGTGTGGGGGCTGGGCGCACGAATTTTTGGCTGCGCGCCGCCCATGGCGCCACGCTGGGGAGCCGTGCTGCTGGTGCTTGGCCTGCCGGTACTGCTGGGCGCGGCCAGCTGGTTTAACGCGGCCTTTCCCGCCTTGCGGCAGTACGACATCACCGTGCGCATGCAGGCTCCGGTGCCCGACGCCCTGACCCGCAAACCACTGCGGCTGGGCATTGTTACCGACATGCATCTGGGCCGACTGATAACTGCGGGCCGACTGGCCAGAGCCATGCAGCTGCTGGCCCCGGAGCAGCCCGACGCCATTTTTTATGTGGGCGACATTATTGACGACCACATCAAGCTCGACGCGCAGGCCATTGCGGCGGCCCTGGCTTTGACCCAGCCCCGGCTGGGCCACTGGGCCGTACCCGGCAACCATGAGTATATTTCGGGTTCCATTGACAGGAGCCTGAATTTTTTACGCAGCGTGGGCATGCAGGTACTGCGCGACCAGTGGGCGGTTGTGGACGACAGCTTTATACTGGCGGGCAGGGACGACCTGAGCAAGCCCGGCTTTACCGGCACGCAACGCGACAGCCTGGCAGAAATTCTGTCAGACCTGCCCCAGCAGTACCGCCAGCTGCCCCTTGTGGTGCTCGACCACCAGCCCGCAGCCCTAACCGAGGCCCGCGACGCCGGGGCCGTGCTGGAATTTTCGGGCCACACCCATTACGGACAGCTGTGGCCCTTCAATCTGGTGATTGAACGCAAATACGAAAACCCGTTGGGGTTGCTGACCAAGGGCAGCTTCCACTCCATTGTCAGCGCGGGCACGGGAACCTGGGGCCCGCCCCTGCGCAACACCTCGCGGGCCGAAGTGCTGCTGGTGACCGTGCATTTTGCGCCAATGGAGGACAGAGCCGGGGCAACGCCCGCCCCCTGAGCCTCTGCCGGGCTATTGCTGCGGGCTGATGCTCTCCCCCTCCGGGTCGTGCAGCCGATACTTGCGGGCCGCCGTGGCGGGCGAAGTATTGGCGTAGCAGTACACGCAGCCGTGGGGGCAGGTATCGTACTGGCCCACGTCCTTGCAGGGCACGCACAGGCACTGCGCCCGCTGGCCGCTGTCGCGCGGGTATTCGGTTGCCGCCGAGGGCGGGTCGCCAGACGGCCCGGCAAGCGGCAACCCCAGCTGTCGCGGTTGCGCAAGGCCAAACAGCCGCAGGATATCAGGATGCCGGTTGGTGAGCCTGAGGACAAGCTCGGGATCAATACAGCGGTTGTGGCTGATGCCCAGGGCGGCAAAATCGCCCTTTTCACCGCAGGTGCAGGCGGCAATGCCCAGATCACCGGCGATGCGGGCCACCCCCGCGGCAACGCGGAGCGTTTCTTCCCGCGTAAAATCGCGCCAGCCAAGCCCCGCCCTGCGCAGGTTTTCCCGCACCTTGCGGTAGTCGGCGATGTCGGCAAAGCTGAACACCAGTTTGCTGGTGCAGCCCGCAAGCGCGCGGCCCACGCGCTCCATGCGCTCAAGCAGCGCTTCGCAACCCAGCGGGTCTCTGGCCAGCCCGCCCGCCAGCATGAGCGGGTCAAAACGCCACACGACCCTCTCCGGTCCGGCGATGTCGGCAAACCGCCTGAACGTATCAATACGCCGCGCAAGTCGGGGCAGGCCGGGTTCCCAGCCTTCTTCTTCATAATCGTTGAGCGTAAACTGCAGATACCAGGCCAGCCCACGGGCCTCCACCTGCGGCAGCAGGGGCAGCAGGGGCTGCGGGTTTTTGCTCCAGAACACGACCATCCGCGTGTGGTCAAAGGCCACAAACTGGGATCGGCCATTGAAGGGGTTGATCCAGCGGGCATACCCGGCGCGCAGGCGGCTGACAAACCACGGCGCGTAAAAAGCCGGGATGTCCGTTGCCCGGCTGACCGCGATAATTTCCGGGGCAACGGCGCTGACGGTTCCCTCGGGGGTGTTGATCTGCACTGTTCGCCATTTCATGGGCCAAGTGTTTCAGGGTGACGGCGCTTCGTCAACCGGCAGCGCGCCGCCGCGCGGGGCCGCCGCAACGTGAGCGCGCAACGTGAACGCCGGGCAGCAATCAGACTGCAGATGGACAGCAATCAGGCAACAAAATAGCTACAAACTGGCAGCGGCGGGGCAACTCTTGGCAAAAACAGGCAACCCCGGGTAAAACCACGCTGTTTCGCCATTTTGACATATCCCGCGCAATTGTTATCCTTGTGCTGCGAATACGCCCAATCAACCTGCAACAAACTGGAAATTCATGTCTTTTTTTTCCTGGATGCAAAGCCTCTTTACGCCGCCCTCTACAGGCGACCCCGATCTGGACGATCCGCGCCCCGGTTTTGAATGGAATCAAAACGTCCGCATATTGCTGGCTATGATTATTGTCATTATTTCGGCCTTTGTGGTCTACTGGATACTGTCATGACAAAAGGCGCTTTCTGGCGGCTGACCGTACGCGACGATTTTTCCGCAGGTCACGCCCTGCGGCACTATGAAGGCAAGTGCGAGCGCATGCACGGGCACAACTTTGCGGTTGAGCTGACCGTGCAGGGGCAACGCCTGACCTGCGATACGGAGTTGCTGCTCGACTTCAAGACCCTCAAGACGGGCCTCAAGACCGTACTCGACGGGCTGGACCACCGGCTGCTCAACGAAACGCCGCCATTTGACGTTGCCAACCCCTCCTCGGAAAATCTGGCCCGGCACATCTGGCGGTGCATGGCCGAGCTGCTGGCAACGCACGACGACCCGCAGGCCCGCGAGGTGCGGCTGTACAGTGTTGCCGTGTCTGAAAAAGGTGCGCAAACCGCCACCTATATGGAAGTGGACGACTGACTGCCAGCGAGCCGCAGGCCGCCTCAGCCCCTCCCCCGCACACCGTTAACCAGACCACACGGAACCAAGCATGGCTCAGGCTTTGTGTCTTCTGCACGCCAACTGCCAGGGTGATGCGCTGCGTCCCCTGCTGGAGAATACCCCGGCCTTTGGCAGCCGTTTTTACATCCGCCAGTACGTCAACTACACGCGGCAAAGCATAGCCGCGCGGGATATCGAGCGCTGCGACCTCTTCCTGTACCAGCGGCTCGCCCCCAAGTGGGGCGACCTGTCCACGGAGCAGATGCTGCCGCAACTGCCGCCGCACTGTCAGGCCATTGAAATTCCCAATCTTTTTTTCAAGGGCTACTGGCCCTTCTGGTCGCGCGACGAGCGCATCAATTTTGCCGACAGCCTGCTGGAAGCCCTGCTGGAAAGGGTCAGCCCGCACGAGGCCATGACCCTGTATTTGCGCGGCTCTGCCGGGCTGCTGGGCGATGCGGCGACGCTGAACCGGCAGGCCGAGGAATCGCTTTGCCGCGAGGAGGCCAAGGAGGCCGAGGGCCCCATCAAGTGCGCCCCGCTGCTGCGCGAACGCTGGCGCGACGAGCAGATGTTCATCACGGTCAACCATCCGGGGCGCGAGCTTGTGTGCCACATGGCCGACAGCCTGCTGCGCCTGCTGGGCCTTGGCGGGCTGCCCCCGAGCACGCGCAGGGGTTTTGTACACCCGCTGGAGGATTTTTGGCTGCCTATCCATCCGGTCGTGGGGCAGGCCCTTGCCCTGCCCTTTGCCAGCGCCGACAGACCCTGGGCCATCTTTGATTCACAGCTGACCCATCGGGAATACATCATGTGCTACCTGGCCTGCCGCGCAAACAACGTAGCTGATTTTTTGACATTTCTCAAAAACCTGTCGCCCGACGCCATGCACATGGCAGCGGCAGCCGTACACGGCAACCGGGCGACCCCCTAGAGCCTTTATCGGCTCCGTTTTTTCCAACTTCCTGGGCAGATAAGCATTTCAACGGCAATCTGCTCCGCACTACCGGCGCCCGTCCGCCGGGTGTCTGCCCAGCAACACCAGGCGCAACGCGGCTGCGGCAAACGTGTCGCCACCGCCCACGCACAGGGCTGCGGCCATACCGCGCCCGAAAGGAGTACGTCATGAAAGTTCTGATGATCAACGGCAGCCCGCACCCCAAGGGCTGCACCTTTACCGCGCTGTCCACCGTGGCCGCGCAGCTTGAAAAAAACGGCGTTGAAACAAAGCTGCTCCAGCTGGGCGCAAAACCCATCCAGTGCTGTATTGCCTGCGGCAAATGCAAGGATACCGGGCATTGCGTCTTTAACGCCGACCACGTCAACGAGGCCATCGACCAGCTGCGCGAGGCCGACGGCTTGGTGGTGGGTTCGCCAGTGTACTACGCGGGCCCCAACGGCGGCATCACGTCCTTTCTTGACCGCATGTTCTTTTTCAAATCCGGCAGCTACGCCTTCAAGCCCGCCGCCGCTGTGGTGAGCTGCCGCCGTGGCGGGGCCAGCGCCTCTTTTGACCGGCTCAACAAGTACTTTACCATCGCGCGCATGCCTGTGGTGTCTTCGCAATACTGGAACGCCGTGCACGGCAATACGCCGGATGAAGTCATGCAGGACAAGGAAGGTCTGCAGATCATGCGCGCTCTGGGCGACAACATGGCCTGGCTGCTCAAGTGCATTGCGGCAGGCAAGGCCGCTGGCGTGGCAACGCCCACGCCCGAGGCCTGGGAACCAACCAACTTTATCCGCTAGCGCGGGTGCAAACCGGGGCACGGCAAACGCCCCGGCGCAGTCTGTCGCGCACCCCGCCCGCCGCACAGTAGGCAGCGCCAGCAGACAGTGCCCCACAGACAGGGCCGTCCGAGGGATCACCCCGGGCGGCCCTGTCTTTTTCTGCTCCGCCAGAGCTGTCTTTGCCGCCCCCAAAATAAAAAACTACGTAGCCAAGGGTTGGCCCGTCGCCGGTGCGGATCGGCATCGGGCAGTCGGCGCGTCGGCCTGGATAAAACTGTCATATGCAACGCTGCGACAAAACTGCGCAATAGTTTTTAAATAACGGAGGCAGTATTTCTGCGAGGAGCATCGACCGGTTGCTGACAAATACACTTAACCCGACAATATACGTCTGCATAACACAATATAACAGCGATAATTTGACACAAATTGCACAATATTATACATAATAATACTGCAAAATTTGATTAATATGTAACTATTAAATGTATAATAAAAATGATTGTGATTTTTTTTACATAGTATTTTTTACATCGCATACCGCTTCCATCGGCTCAACATCCATTAAATAAGTACAAAGATTGATCAACCATTCAATAATATATTGTTGCCAGCAACTTGTACATCTGGCATTCTTCGCGCAATTGTTTATTTTGCATGGCCCAAGGTTGCCGCACCTAATCTCTGGAGCGCCCAAGGTTGCCGCGTGCATGGCCGCCCCGGCAAGGGCGGCGACAGCCCCAAGGTCAATAGGGCAAGGCGTTAATATTTACTGGCAGTTACACGCTAATTCGCACATCATGTGCTGGCTGAATATTGAGCGGATCTGGCAGGGCCACCCCCGGATCACAGCAATCATTGCCGCATAAAGAGGATGCCATGAAGGAAATCAGTGTTGAAGACATCGCCCGCGCCATTGCCGATCTGGCGGTACGCGCCTGTTGCCACCTGCCGCAGGACATGGTGGACGGCATGCGCAGGGCGCACCAGACGGAGCCCTCGCCCGTTGGCAAAAACATTCTTGAACAACTGCTGGAAAATGCCTCCATCGCCGCCAACGACGGTATTCCCATCTGTCAGGACACCGGCCTTGCCGTGATTTTTGCCGACGTGGGACAGGATGTGCGCATCGTGGGCGGCGCGTTTGAAGACGCTGTCAACGAAGGCGTGCGCCGCGGCTATGTGGACGGCTACCTGCGCAAATCGTGCGTGGCCGAGCCGCTTTTTGAGCGCAAAAACACGCGCGACAACACCCCTGCCGTCATCCACACCCGCCTCGTGCCCGGCGATGCGCTGCGTCTGCGGCTGGCCCCCAAGGGCGCGGGCTCAGAAAACAAGAGCGTGGTAAAAATGCTTGTGCCTGCCGACGGCATTGAAGGCGTGCGCAAGGTTGTGCTTGACGCCGTGCTGGCCGCCGGCCCCAACTCGTGCCCACCCATGGTGGTGGGCGTGGGCCTTGGCGGCACCATGGAGATGGCCGCCATCTGCGCCAAACGCGCCGCCGCCCGCGACCTCGAAAGCCGCAACCACGATCCGCGATACGCGGCATTTGAAGAAGAACTGCTTGAGCTTATCAACAAGACCGGCATTGGCCCCCAGGGCCTTGGCGGGCTGACTACGGCGCTCAAGGTGCATGTGGAATGGGCCCCCACCCACATCGCCTCGCTGCCTGTGGCCGTTAACATCAACTGCCACGCGGCGCGTCACGCCGAAGTTACCCTGTAGGAGGCCGCCCATGTCCGAAACCCAGATGAAAAAAATTCGCGCCCCTTTTGACGATGCCACCGCGCGCTCGCTGCGGGCGGGCGACCGGGTGCTTATTTCAGGCACTATTCTTGCCGCGCGCGATGCGGCCCACAAACGGCTGGTGGAAACCCTGGACAAGGGCGACCCCCTGCCCGTGGATCTCAAGGGCGCTGTCGTCTACTACGTGGGGCCAAGCCCCGCCAAACCCGGCCAGGTCATCGGCGCAGCCGGGCCCACCACGTCGGGCCGCATGGACGCCTATACCCCACGGCTGCTCGCTCAGGGGCTCAAAGGCATGATCGGCAAGGGCTACCGCAAGCCTGAAGTGGTGGAAGCCATGAAAAAGCACGGCGTGCCCTACCTTGCCGCCGTGGGCGGGGCCGGTGCGCTTATTGCCCGCAGCATCAAAAAATACACCGTGCTCGCCTACGAAGACCTGGGGCCGGAAGCCGTGGCCGCCATGGAGGTGGAGGACTTTCCCGCCATTGTCGTCATCGACAGCACTGGCGACAACTACTACGAAACCGGGCAGGCTCCCTACAGACGCTCCTGACCCCTGACACGCCGGTTTGCAGCCCAATGCCGAGACAGGCGCGGCTTAGCCGCGCCGTTTTATAATGCCTGACACATTATGAAGGAGTTGGTATGGCCTTAAGCAGATCCCCTGTCGACGCCCGAACCCGCCTGGACTTCTGGCAAGCGGCCTCGGGCGCGGTGTTGGCGCTTTTTGTGTGCGTGCATCTGGTGCTCGAAGGAACTGTCGTTATCAGCCCTGCGCTGACCAACGGCATTGCATGGCTGCTCGAAGTGACCATGCTGGCGCAGGTGGCGGCCCCCGTCATCGTGCTGCTGATCCTGTTTCACTTTTACATCGCCGCCCGCAAAATGCCCTTTCGGGCCAACGAGCTGGGCGTCTTTGTGCAACACAGCAAAGGCCTCAGGGAACTGGATACCTGGCTGTGGCTGGTGCAGGTGTTTACGGCCATTATCATACTTGCCGGCGCCTTCTACCATGTGTACAGCGTCATGACCGACCTGCCCATCAATGCGGCGGGCAGCGCCAAGCGCCTGCACTCGGGCTGGCTGGCCTTTTACGTGTTCTTTTTGCCCTGCGTCATTCTGCATACGGGCATCGGCGCGTACCGCCTGGCCGTCAAATTCGGCCTGTGCGTCAAGGCCACGCGCGCCGCATGGCGCAAGTGGACCTGGGTTGTCATGGGCTGTTATCTTTTGCTCGGCGCGGCGGCTCTGACCCGCGTGTGGTTTCTGGGATAGGGGGTGCGTATGCGAGTTTTTGAAAGTGATGTTCTTTGCATAGGCGCCGGCCTGGCCGGGGAACGCGTGGCAGTGGAAGCGGCCCAGGCCGGGTTCAGCGTTATCTGTCTTTCGCTCGTGCCGCCCAAGCGGTCGCACTCGTCCGCCGCCATGGGCGGCATGCAGGCGGCCCTTGGCAACTCCATCATGGGCGAGGGCGACTGCCCCGAGGTGCACTTTACCGATACCGTAAAAGGCTCTGACTGGGGCTGCGATCAGGAAGTGGCCCGCCTGTTTGCCGAAACCGGCCCCATCGCCATGCGCGAGATGGCCTGGATGGGCGTGCCGTGGAGCCGAGTCGTACCCGGCGAGCACACCTACTACAAGGGCGGCAAACCGTTTCAGGCTACGGAAAAATCTGAAAACGAGGGGCTTATCCACTCGCGCGCCTTTGGCGGCACGGCCAAATGGCGCACCTGCTATACCTCGGACGGCACGGGCCATGCAGTGCTGTTTACCCTCGACAACCGTCTGCTGCAGCTGGGCGTGGACATGCACGACCGCATGCAGGCCGAGGCCCTGATCCACGACGGCCAGCGCTGCATGGGCTGCGTTGCCCGCGACCTGCGCACCGGCGAGCTGGTGGGCTATTTTGCCAAGGCGACCCTCATCGCCACGGGCGGCTATGGCCGCATCTACCGCGCCACCACCAACGCCATCATCTGTGACGGCGGCGGCCAGATTACCGCGCTTGAAACCGGCGTTGTGCCCCTTGGCAACATGGAGGCCGTGCAGTTTCACCCCACGGGCACGGTGCCCACCGACATTCTGGTCACAGAAGGCTGCCGGGGCGACGGCGGAACACTGCTCGACGTCAACGAATACCGCTTTATGCCCGACTACGAGCCGGAAAAGGCCGAGCTTGCCTCGCGCGACGTTGTATCGCGCCGCATGACCGAGCACATGCGCAAGGGGTTTGGCGTGCCAAGCCCTTACGGCGAGCATCTGTGGCTCGACATCCGCCACCTGGGCGAAAAACACATCACCACCAACCTGCGTGAAGTGTACGACATTTCCACGCACTTTCTGGGCGTCAACCCCATCCACCAGCTTATCCCGGTACGGCCCACCCAGCACTACAGCATGGGCGGCGTGCGCATCAACAAGGACGGCCACGCCTACGGGCTGCAGGGGCTGTTCTCTGCTGGCGAGGCGGCCTGCTGGGACATGCACGGCTTCAACCGCCTGGGCGGCAACTCGCTGGCCGAGACTATCGTTTCGGGCCGCATTGTCGGCGCAAAGCTTGTGGAATTTTTGCAGGGTTACGAAACCGTGTTCTCCACCCAGTCCATGAAAGACGCCGCCCTTACGGTCAAGGGGCGCATAGCAGCCCTGCTGCGCGGCACGGGCGACGATTGCTACACCCTGCGCAACGCCATGCAGGACACAATGATGGAGCACGTGGGCATTTTCCGTAACGGCAAGGATCTGGAAGCGGGCGTGGCCAAGCTGCAGGAACTGCTTGAGCGCAGCAAAAACATGCGCCTGGCGAGCGGCAACATCCCCGGCCCCAACGGCGAGCTTTCCATGGCGCTGCGCGTGCCCGGCATGCTCAAGCTGGCCCTGTGCACCGCCTACGGCGCGCTGATGCGCACCGAAAGCCGCGGCGCCCATGCCCGCGAGGACTACCCCGAGCGCAACGACCAGCAGTGGCTCAACCGTACCCTGGCATACTGGAAGGAGGGCGACACCCTGCCCACCCTCAGGTACGAACCGGCAACGCCTTTCTACATTCTGCCCCCCGGAGACCGTGGCTACGGCGGCGGCAAGATCATCACCGCCGATATCAGCGCTGAAAAAATAGTGCCCTACGCGCAACAGGGGTAAGGAGAGCCACATGGGACGCAATCTGACATTCGAGATATTCCGCTACAATCCGCTGGATTCGCTCTCGCAGCCCCACATGCAGACCTTCCAGCTCGAAGAGCACAACAGCATGACGCTGTTTATCGCCCTGAACATGATCCGCGAAACGCAGGACGCCTCGCTGCAGTTTGATTTTTGCTGCCGCGCCGGCATCTGCGGCTCATGCGGCATGGTTATCAACGGGCGGCCCGGCCTGGCCTGCCACACGCAGACCCGGGACCTGCCAAACCACATCACCCTGCATCCGCTGCCGGTGTTCAAGCTTTTGGGAGATCTGTCAGTAGATACGGGCACATGGTTTCGCAATGTGGGCACCAAGATCGAATCGTGGATACACACCACCAAGGAATTCGACCCCACAGCGCAGGAAGACCGTATGAGCAACGAGCTGGCTACCCAGATATTCGAGCTCGACCGCTGCATAGAATGCGGCTGCTGCGTGGCCGCCTGCGGCACCGCCCGCATGCGCGAAGACTTTATTGGCGCAACCGCCATCAACCGCATGGCGCGCTTTTATATCGACCCGCGCGACAACCGCACCCCGGCCGATTACTATGAACTGATCGGCGACGACAACGGCGTATTCGGCTGCATGGGCCTGCTGGCCTGCGACAACGTCTGCCCCAAGCAGCTGCCGCTGCAGGACCAGCTGGGCATCATGCGCCGCATGGTGACCATGGAATCGGTACGCGGCATCCTGCCGGAGTTTATCCGTAAAAAAATGCAAGGCTGCGGCTGTTCCAAATAGCCACGGCAGCACCCGACATCAACCGGTCGCCCGAACCCCGCAAGGGTTCGGGCGGCGCTGCAGGCAAACCCGCTCAACAGCCGCGCACACCGCATTTTCCATAGCCTGCCCGGTATATTCCCGACCTCATGCCTTGGCTTCCACCATGTTATAGGCTATACCTAACGGCAAGTCATAGCTGCATGATCAGACTATCATTTACGATTTCTTAACCTGTACAGCAGCATTGGTGCGGTAAAAAACATTTTGCCGACGCGCGCCGCGCTGACTGTTCATGCAGTCACAACTTTGGGGTTATTGGGTCTACAATAACGACAGGATGTTGCTCCAAGGCGCACCCTGCATATACACG is from Desulfovibrio desulfuricans and encodes:
- a CDS encoding fumarate reductase iron-sulfur subunit, which translates into the protein MGRNLTFEIFRYNPLDSLSQPHMQTFQLEEHNSMTLFIALNMIRETQDASLQFDFCCRAGICGSCGMVINGRPGLACHTQTRDLPNHITLHPLPVFKLLGDLSVDTGTWFRNVGTKIESWIHTTKEFDPTAQEDRMSNELATQIFELDRCIECGCCVAACGTARMREDFIGATAINRMARFYIDPRDNRTPADYYELIGDDNGVFGCMGLLACDNVCPKQLPLQDQLGIMRRMVTMESVRGILPEFIRKKMQGCGCSK